In Deinococcus radiophilus, a single genomic region encodes these proteins:
- a CDS encoding type I-C CRISPR-associated protein Cas8c/Csd1: MCLRRTSPGGGQALNGVKTGGVTFAFWTKEGATLPVGQILTDEDFDLASIGLAPDPTKQKANAQEVGAALSSPFKGALADFDPKAAFYAVGMTPSKSRVAVRTHLTTTVADTLHHLRQYFAAQQLVKINPAGKHPDRSTYDLYPLVSAMYRDARKEHTEPDVDALVQFALSGQPLPRSFLVKLNARNRVDEYHVTRPRAVLTKMVLLSREFKELEMDKDSLDALNPNQKEPAYHLGRLLAVLDDIQTSAMRGVNTTLVDRFYGSMSTTPYAVVGRLIHGSQAHLQKLRKEKPGVYKLKQDELEAVMSRLKDIPARPLTTAQQALFALGYYHQRAHISEGIREGKAAKDAKAEAEKNANNDATDTNEGDQ; encoded by the coding sequence ATGTGTCTGAGACGCACTTCACCAGGGGGCGGTCAGGCCCTAAACGGCGTGAAAACAGGCGGCGTGACCTTCGCGTTCTGGACGAAAGAAGGCGCAACCCTGCCAGTAGGTCAGATTCTCACCGATGAGGACTTTGACCTGGCTTCCATCGGTCTGGCCCCTGACCCCACCAAGCAGAAAGCGAATGCCCAGGAGGTGGGTGCGGCTCTCTCCAGCCCGTTCAAGGGTGCGCTGGCGGATTTCGACCCGAAGGCGGCGTTTTATGCGGTGGGCATGACTCCCAGTAAAAGTCGCGTGGCCGTCAGAACGCACCTGACGACCACGGTGGCCGACACGCTTCACCACCTGCGGCAGTACTTCGCGGCTCAGCAACTCGTGAAGATCAACCCGGCAGGAAAACACCCTGACCGCAGCACTTACGACCTCTACCCGCTGGTCAGCGCCATGTACCGCGACGCCCGCAAGGAACACACCGAGCCGGACGTGGACGCCCTGGTTCAGTTCGCGCTCAGTGGGCAACCGCTCCCGCGTTCATTCCTGGTGAAACTCAACGCCCGTAACCGCGTGGACGAGTATCACGTCACCCGCCCCCGCGCCGTGCTGACCAAGATGGTGCTGCTCTCACGTGAATTCAAGGAGCTTGAAATGGATAAAGACAGTCTCGATGCCCTGAACCCCAACCAGAAGGAACCCGCTTACCATCTGGGCCGCCTGCTGGCCGTGCTGGACGATATTCAAACGTCGGCAATGCGTGGCGTAAATACCACGCTGGTGGACCGCTTTTACGGTTCCATGAGTACCACCCCGTATGCCGTGGTGGGCCGCCTGATTCACGGCTCGCAGGCACACTTACAGAAACTCCGCAAGGAGAAACCGGGCGTGTACAAACTCAAGCAGGACGAACTGGAAGCCGTGATGTCCCGCCTGAAAGACATTCCCGCCAGACCCCTGACCACCGCGCAGCAGGCGCTGTTCGCCCTGGGGTACTACCACCAGCGGGCGCACATCAGTGAAGGCATCCGCGAGGGGAAAGCCGCGAAGGACGCCAAAGCCGAAGCCGAAAAGAATGCCAACAACGACGCCACTGATACCAACGAAGGAGACCAATAA
- a CDS encoding IS982 family transposase, giving the protein MAKYRLHHSLGRRHVIRHLYFWAKKHFSDQKICPHQKVTDAMLVALLLSRLVFKHPFPSIWWNILKEDRPGLPSYTQAYTRGIKLLPLLEHVASPAQPCTEVVVDSMPLPICRPKRTHLCQFPGAKWGFGTQGEFFGYKLHAWVTPGGQIVQYVIRPANLHDVTVSYELNLRWPEFEGPTIIGDKGYCCLGYVYPPKKNTRYDTGWRDSRHPKIRKRIETVFSALVEAQIRSAQTKTLGSLKLRVVLAVLAHNLARP; this is encoded by the coding sequence ATGGCTAAATATCGTCTCCACCATAGTCTAGGACGTCGGCACGTCATTCGCCACCTCTATTTCTGGGCTAAGAAGCATTTCAGCGACCAGAAAATCTGCCCGCACCAGAAGGTCACAGATGCCATGCTGGTTGCTCTGCTGCTCTCCCGTCTCGTCTTCAAGCATCCATTTCCTTCCATCTGGTGGAACATCCTCAAGGAAGACCGTCCCGGTCTTCCTTCCTACACTCAGGCCTACACCAGGGGCATCAAACTGTTGCCACTCCTAGAGCATGTTGCAAGCCCAGCTCAGCCCTGCACTGAAGTCGTAGTTGATTCAATGCCCCTCCCCATTTGCCGTCCCAAACGCACGCACCTTTGTCAGTTCCCAGGCGCGAAATGGGGATTTGGAACTCAGGGCGAGTTCTTCGGATATAAGCTGCACGCCTGGGTCACACCAGGTGGACAAATCGTTCAGTACGTCATCCGACCTGCCAACCTCCATGACGTTACGGTCAGCTATGAGCTGAATCTCAGATGGCCAGAGTTTGAAGGCCCAACCATCATTGGCGATAAGGGGTATTGCTGTCTGGGCTACGTGTATCCGCCCAAGAAGAACACCAGATATGACACGGGATGGCGAGATTCTCGCCATCCCAAAATCCGCAAACGTATTGAAACAGTCTTCTCTGCGCTTGTGGAAGCTCAAATCCGCTCTGCCCAAACCAAAACCCTGGGTTCACTTAAGCTCCGCGTCGTCTTAGCCGTACTCGCCCACAATCTTGCTAGGCCCTAA